The following coding sequences lie in one uncultured Methanobrevibacter sp. genomic window:
- a CDS encoding DNA topoisomerase IV subunit A → MAEQKEKSHKEKRKEYTFNKLKGLGQEIIEDIEKNKVPSVRVPSRGTGNIVYDEAKRYYVLGDRYGKRSLGNVKQIRKMGQMVYVANFCKDLVAREKTATIREMYYVSEGWGISFKSQQESNIVGEDLEVTLGTTREDLGLMPEEDGASVYGDLTLHDEVEINAAKMGKSGYTISPTIDQVDFLDHNVDKVLAVETMGMFHRLVQENAHKRFNCLIVGLKGQAARATRRFLKRVNTELKLPVYICNDGDPWGFHIAQVIISGSAKLAHVNSDLATPDAKFIGVTASDIINYDLPTDKLKDVDVLRLKELSKDPRYKDDFWQTEIKKMLKIGKKAEQQSFSKYGLEYVVDEYFPAKFEEMENQA, encoded by the coding sequence ATGGCTGAACAAAAAGAAAAATCACATAAGGAAAAAAGAAAGGAATACACCTTTAATAAACTCAAAGGTTTAGGTCAGGAAATTATTGAAGACATAGAAAAAAATAAAGTTCCTTCAGTTAGAGTTCCGTCCCGTGGTACTGGAAACATTGTTTATGATGAAGCTAAAAGATACTACGTATTAGGAGACAGATACGGTAAAAGATCATTAGGTAATGTAAAGCAAATCAGAAAAATGGGCCAGATGGTTTATGTAGCTAATTTCTGTAAAGATTTGGTGGCTCGTGAAAAAACTGCAACCATCAGGGAAATGTATTATGTTTCTGAAGGTTGGGGAATCAGCTTTAAAAGCCAACAAGAATCAAACATCGTTGGGGAAGACCTTGAAGTAACCCTCGGTACTACACGTGAAGATTTAGGTTTAATGCCAGAAGAGGACGGCGCATCCGTTTATGGAGACCTGACCCTTCATGATGAAGTAGAAATCAATGCTGCAAAAATGGGAAAATCCGGTTATACCATCTCACCAACAATAGACCAAGTAGATTTCCTTGACCACAATGTTGATAAAGTATTAGCTGTGGAAACCATGGGAATGTTTCACAGATTAGTTCAGGAAAATGCTCACAAAAGATTTAACTGTTTAATAGTCGGACTTAAAGGACAAGCCGCTCGTGCTACAAGAAGATTCCTTAAAAGAGTTAATACAGAACTTAAATTACCAGTTTATATCTGTAACGACGGAGACCCTTGGGGATTCCACATTGCACAGGTAATCATTTCCGGAAGTGCAAAATTAGCTCACGTTAACAGTGACCTTGCAACTCCTGATGCCAAATTCATCGGAGTAACAGCATCCGATATTATCAATTATGATTTGCCAACCGATAAACTCAAAGATGTTGACGTGTTAAGACTTAAAGAGCTTTCTAAAGACCCAAGGTATAAAGACGATTTCTGGCAAACAGAAATTAAGAAAATGCTTAAAATTGGTAAAAAAGCAGAACAGCAATCTTTTTCAAAATATGGGCTTGAATACGTTGTAGACGAATATTTCCCAGCTAAATTTGAAGAAATGGAAAATCAAGCATAG
- a CDS encoding metal-sensing transcriptional repressor produces MKQCMDTDNLHRRIKKIIGQLNAIDRMIEEDIPCEQILMQVNASKSALHKVGHIIVEGHLENCVKQAIEHEDVDEAISDISSILEYYSRL; encoded by the coding sequence ATGAAACAATGCATGGATACTGACAACTTACATAGAAGAATCAAAAAAATCATAGGACAATTAAATGCAATTGACCGCATGATTGAAGAAGATATTCCCTGTGAACAAATATTAATGCAAGTTAATGCATCAAAATCAGCACTGCATAAAGTTGGACACATTATTGTAGAAGGACACTTGGAAAATTGCGTAAAACAAGCCATAGAACATGAAGATGTAGATGAAGCCATAAGTGACATCTCATCAATTTTGGAATATTACTCCAGACTTTAA